The Geomonas agri genome contains the following window.
GGCATGGCACTGATCGATACCTACGGCAGGCGGATCAACTACTTAAGACTCTCGGTCACCGACCGCTGCAACATGCGCTGCTGCTACTGCATGCCGGCGCAGGGGGTGGCGAAGCTCGGGCATAAAGAGATGCTGAGCTACGAGGAGCTGTACCGCGTCTCCGCCGCGTGCGTGGAGCAGGGGATAGAGAAGATCAGGGTAACCGGCGGGGAGCCGCTGGTACGGAAGGGGCTGGTCGATTTCCTGGGACGCCTTTCGGCGCTGCCGGGTCTGAAGGAACTCGTGCTGACCACCAATGGACTGCTGCTGGAAGAGTTGGCCCAGCCGCTCAAGGATGCCGGGGTCGCCAGGCTCAACATCAGCCTCGACTCCCTGCAGCCGGAAACCTTCGCCCGGGTTACCCGGGGTGCGGACCTGAACCGGGTGCTGGCCGGGATCGATGCGGCACAGAAGGCTGGCTTCGGTCCGCTCAAGATCAACATGGTGGTGATGCGCGGGGTGAACGATCACGAGATCTTGGACTTCGCGGCGCTGACCCTGGAGAAGCCGTTCACGGTTCGCTTTATAGAGTACATGCCGACCCTTCAGGACGAGGAGTGGGGCGCCCAGAGCATGCCGGGGAGCGAGATCCTCTCCACTATCGGCGAGCGGTATCCGCTGCTGCCTCTGGTCAGTTCGGAGATGGCGGGGCCGGCCAGGAACTACAAGATACAGGGGGCGGCGGGTGCCATCGGGATCATCACCCCGGTCTCCGGCCACTTCTGCGAGAGCTGCAACCGGATCAGGATCACGGCGACCGGCCGGGTGCGCGGCTGCCTCTTCTCGGAACAGGGCACGGAGCTGAAGCCGCTCCTGGCCAGCGAGGACCCCGAGGCGCTGCGGCAGACCCTGCGCAGCATCGTGACCCAGAAGCCGGGTAGGCACCATATCGCCGAGGAAGGATCTGAACAGGCGGTGGTCAATATGTCGAGGATTGGCGGTTAAAGGCAGGGGCTAGGGGCTGGCGAAAGGCTGCCAGGGGACTGGTTCCGCAGGTGCCCCCCCTTAACACGGAGGAAGCAATGAGCGCATCGGTAGTGGCGGTCAACATAAGCCGCAACAAAGGCGAGAGGAAGAAGGCGGCGCCGGAGGTACACCTGCGGGAGAACTTCGGCATCATCGGTGATGGGCACGCGGGGGACTGGCATCGTCAGGTG
Protein-coding sequences here:
- the moaA gene encoding GTP 3',8-cyclase MoaA, which encodes MALIDTYGRRINYLRLSVTDRCNMRCCYCMPAQGVAKLGHKEMLSYEELYRVSAACVEQGIEKIRVTGGEPLVRKGLVDFLGRLSALPGLKELVLTTNGLLLEELAQPLKDAGVARLNISLDSLQPETFARVTRGADLNRVLAGIDAAQKAGFGPLKINMVVMRGVNDHEILDFAALTLEKPFTVRFIEYMPTLQDEEWGAQSMPGSEILSTIGERYPLLPLVSSEMAGPARNYKIQGAAGAIGIITPVSGHFCESCNRIRITATGRVRGCLFSEQGTELKPLLASEDPEALRQTLRSIVTQKPGRHHIAEEGSEQAVVNMSRIGG